The Amycolatopsis viridis genome window below encodes:
- a CDS encoding acyl-CoA dehydrogenase family protein yields the protein MPLPAPRSSWAQDLGEFRELARAFCQKELAPNQERWAEDKHVDRELWTKAGEVGLLAISIPEEYGGGGGTFAHEAVLYEEQARSGDGAWGVSVHNGIVAHYLLNYATEEKKKEWLPKLASGEWVGAIGMTEPGTGSDLQGIKTRAVREGDEYVINGAKTFISNGGMADLVVLACKTDPDAGAAGVSLIVVETHRAGFRRGRVLDKVGLKGQDTAELFFDDVRVPAANLLGEEGQGFIQMMEQLPQERLIIAVTAVAGMEAAIDLTIEYTKGRTAFGRPVYNFQNSKFKLADAATEAVVARAFLDQCIERHLKGELDVQGAAMVKLWATERANKVVDDCVQLHGGYGYMTEYPIARAWTDLRVSRIFGGTSEIMREVISRTL from the coding sequence ATGCCGCTGCCCGCACCGAGGAGTTCCTGGGCGCAGGACCTGGGCGAGTTCCGCGAGCTGGCTCGCGCGTTCTGCCAGAAGGAGCTCGCGCCGAACCAGGAGCGGTGGGCCGAGGACAAGCACGTCGACCGCGAGCTGTGGACCAAGGCCGGTGAGGTCGGCCTGCTCGCGATCTCCATCCCCGAGGAGTACGGCGGCGGTGGCGGCACCTTCGCCCACGAGGCGGTCCTCTACGAGGAGCAGGCCCGCAGTGGCGACGGCGCTTGGGGCGTGTCCGTGCACAACGGGATTGTGGCGCACTACCTGCTCAACTACGCCACCGAGGAGAAGAAGAAGGAGTGGCTGCCCAAGCTCGCCAGCGGCGAGTGGGTCGGCGCGATCGGCATGACCGAGCCGGGCACCGGCTCCGACCTCCAGGGCATCAAGACCCGCGCGGTGCGCGAGGGCGACGAGTACGTCATCAACGGCGCCAAGACGTTCATCAGCAACGGCGGCATGGCCGACCTCGTCGTGCTGGCCTGCAAGACCGATCCGGACGCGGGCGCGGCCGGTGTGTCGCTGATCGTCGTGGAGACGCACCGCGCGGGCTTCCGCCGCGGCCGGGTGCTGGACAAGGTCGGCCTCAAGGGCCAGGACACCGCCGAGCTGTTCTTCGACGACGTCCGCGTGCCCGCGGCGAACCTGCTCGGCGAGGAGGGGCAGGGCTTCATCCAGATGATGGAGCAGCTCCCGCAGGAGCGGCTGATCATCGCCGTCACCGCGGTCGCCGGGATGGAGGCCGCGATCGACCTGACCATCGAGTACACCAAGGGCCGCACTGCGTTCGGCCGCCCGGTCTACAACTTCCAGAACAGCAAGTTCAAGCTCGCGGATGCGGCCACCGAGGCGGTCGTCGCCCGCGCCTTCCTCGACCAGTGCATCGAACGGCACCTCAAGGGCGAGCTGGACGTGCAGGGCGCGGCCATGGTCAAGCTGTGGGCCACCGAGCGCGCGAACAAGGTGGTGGACGACTGCGTCCAGCTGCACGGCGGCTACGGCTACATGACCGAGTACCCGATCGCCCGGGCGTGGACGGATCTGCGCGTCTCCCGCATCTTCGGCGGGACCAGCGAGATCATGCGCGAAGTCATTTCCCGGACGCTGTGA
- the speD gene encoding adenosylmethionine decarboxylase, with translation MTSEIGAFAGRHVLAELRSIDPALLDDPAFLRAALRVAVTEAGASVREVVDHRFEPQGVTVLALLSESHASVHTYPEVGALFADVFTCGHQADPVLAVRLLAAALGTTAVHMSVVDRGEKDVAAAR, from the coding sequence ATGACATCTGAGATCGGCGCGTTCGCCGGGCGGCACGTCCTGGCCGAGCTGAGGAGCATCGATCCCGCGCTGCTGGACGATCCGGCGTTCCTGCGCGCGGCGCTGCGGGTGGCGGTGACCGAGGCCGGCGCGTCGGTGCGCGAGGTCGTCGACCACCGGTTCGAGCCCCAGGGCGTGACCGTGCTGGCGCTGCTGTCGGAGTCGCACGCCTCGGTGCACACCTACCCGGAGGTCGGGGCCCTGTTCGCGGATGTGTTCACCTGCGGGCACCAGGCCGACCCGGTGCTGGCGGTCCGGCTGCTCGCCGCGGCACTGGGTACCACCGCGGTGCACATGTCGGTTGTCGACCGTGGAGAGAAGGATGTCGCGGCAGCTCGTTGA
- a CDS encoding DUF485 domain-containing protein, with protein MQDVAPTPAAPNPVEDPGEPRPLFGAPADQAPQPRPPAGPDFVAIQRSPEFTELRGRFRRFVFPMSLAFVLWYLAYVLLAAYAHDFMSTKVYGEINVAIVLGVLQFVSTAAITAGYLRFARRRIDPGVDEVRQQAGVQ; from the coding sequence ATGCAGGACGTCGCCCCCACCCCTGCGGCGCCCAACCCCGTGGAGGACCCCGGAGAACCGCGGCCGCTGTTCGGCGCTCCCGCGGACCAGGCACCGCAGCCGCGCCCGCCGGCCGGCCCCGACTTCGTCGCCATCCAGCGCAGCCCCGAGTTCACCGAGTTGCGCGGCCGCTTCCGGCGGTTCGTGTTCCCGATGAGCCTGGCGTTCGTGCTCTGGTACCTCGCCTACGTGCTGCTCGCCGCGTACGCCCACGACTTCATGAGCACGAAGGTGTACGGCGAGATCAACGTCGCGATCGTGCTCGGGGTCCTCCAGTTCGTGTCGACGGCCGCGATCACCGCCGGATACCTGCGGTTCGCGCGGCGCCGGATCGACCCCGGCGTGGACGAGGTCCGCCAGCAGGCAGGAGTGCAGTGA
- a CDS encoding solute symporter family protein produces the protein MSHLLAADSSPILNIAVFALFVVITLYVVYRVSSRHSSRSDYYAADGVFTGRQNGIALSGDFLSAASFLGIAGAIAVHGYDGFLYSIGFLVAWLVDLLLIAELLRNTGRFTMGDVLSFRMKQRPVRAAAATSTLVISLFYMLAQMSGAGGLIALLLDIRGGFGQALVIAVVGLVMVVYVLVGGMKGTTYVQIIKASILILAAVLMTVFLFGKFGFSLSNLLSQAAYRSPMGEKLLEPGGQYGANGTTKLDFVSLAVALILGAAALPHILMRFYTVPNAQEARRSVVWATACMFVFYLCTLVIGFGAAALVGSGEIKAAPGGENSAAPLLALHIGGTLLLGIIAAVAFATILAVVAGLTLTASASFAHDVYANIVKRGQADPADEVRVARLTAIVVGVLAIIGGILANGQNIAFLVALAFAVAASANLSTLLYSLFWKRFNTTGTLWAIYGGLAACLVLVVFSPVVSGAPESIVKGVDFHWFPLKNPGLVSIPFSFLCGFVGTLAGRDRADVRKHAEMEVRALTGIGS, from the coding sequence ATGAGCCACCTTCTCGCCGCGGACAGCAGCCCGATCCTGAACATCGCCGTGTTCGCCCTGTTCGTCGTCATCACGCTGTACGTGGTGTACCGCGTGAGCAGCAGGCACTCCTCCCGCTCCGACTACTACGCCGCGGACGGCGTGTTCACCGGCAGGCAGAACGGGATCGCACTGTCCGGCGACTTCCTGTCCGCCGCCTCGTTCCTCGGCATCGCCGGCGCCATCGCGGTGCACGGCTACGACGGCTTCCTCTACTCCATCGGCTTCCTGGTCGCCTGGCTGGTGGACCTGCTGCTCATCGCGGAGCTGCTGCGCAACACCGGCCGCTTCACCATGGGCGACGTGCTGAGTTTCCGGATGAAGCAGCGCCCGGTGCGGGCCGCCGCCGCGACGTCGACGCTGGTGATCTCGCTGTTCTACATGCTGGCCCAGATGTCCGGCGCCGGCGGCCTGATCGCGCTGCTGCTGGACATCCGCGGCGGTTTCGGGCAGGCGCTGGTCATCGCCGTGGTGGGCCTTGTGATGGTGGTGTACGTGCTGGTCGGCGGCATGAAGGGCACCACCTACGTGCAGATCATCAAGGCCAGCATCCTGATCCTGGCCGCGGTGCTGATGACGGTGTTCCTGTTCGGCAAGTTCGGGTTCAGCCTGTCGAACCTGCTCTCGCAGGCCGCCTACCGCAGCCCGATGGGCGAGAAGCTGCTCGAGCCGGGCGGCCAGTACGGCGCCAACGGCACCACGAAGCTGGACTTCGTGTCGCTGGCCGTGGCGCTGATCCTGGGCGCGGCCGCGCTGCCGCACATCCTGATGCGCTTCTACACGGTGCCAAACGCGCAGGAGGCGCGCCGCTCGGTGGTGTGGGCCACCGCCTGCATGTTCGTGTTCTACCTGTGCACCCTGGTGATCGGCTTCGGCGCCGCCGCGCTGGTCGGCAGCGGCGAGATCAAGGCCGCACCGGGCGGCGAGAACTCCGCGGCGCCGCTGCTGGCCCTGCACATCGGCGGCACCCTGCTGCTGGGCATCATCGCGGCGGTCGCGTTCGCGACGATCCTCGCGGTCGTGGCGGGCCTGACGCTGACCGCGTCGGCCTCCTTCGCGCACGACGTCTACGCGAACATCGTCAAGCGCGGGCAGGCCGACCCGGCCGACGAGGTGCGGGTGGCGCGGCTGACCGCGATCGTGGTCGGTGTGCTGGCGATCATCGGCGGGATCCTCGCCAACGGGCAGAACATCGCGTTCCTGGTCGCGCTGGCGTTCGCGGTCGCGGCGTCGGCGAACCTGTCGACACTGCTGTACTCGCTGTTCTGGAAGCGCTTCAACACCACCGGCACGCTGTGGGCGATCTACGGCGGCCTGGCCGCCTGCCTGGTCCTGGTGGTCTTCTCGCCGGTCGTGTCCGGGGCACCGGAGTCGATCGTCAAGGGCGTTGACTTCCACTGGTTCCCGCTGAAGAACCCGGGGCTGGTGTCGATCCCGTTCTCGTTCCTGTGCGGTTTCGTGGGCACGCTGGCCGGCCGGGACAGGGCCGACGTGCGCAAGCACGCCGAGATGGAGGTCCGTGCGCTGACCGGCATCGGCTCCTGA
- a CDS encoding murein transglycosylase, whose amino-acid sequence MDTGQIEHDPADVSTEDDGIAGDTRPARRRAVPPVLGRVAVVVVVLAAAVGGIWATSTVTRPGHTPTTTEIPDLDNLAASVEPGTAVPVNATVEGTPVAETRPPQQAQQQQHSAGGPDLLSRWADKVADVTGVPARALVAYGNAELEMRATQPKCRLSWATLAGIGRIESNHGQYGGAVLQASGLPSKPIVGVPLDGSPGVRAIGDTDGGRFDGDPVYDRAVGPMQFLPGTWARYGGGYNPQQIDAAALAAAKYLCAGGRDMATASGWWSGILSYNNSVDYGQKVFALADAYAKAAQVVKVS is encoded by the coding sequence TTGGACACGGGGCAGATCGAGCACGACCCTGCGGACGTGTCCACCGAGGACGACGGCATCGCGGGGGACACGCGGCCCGCCCGGCGGCGGGCCGTCCCGCCGGTGCTCGGCCGGGTCGCGGTCGTGGTGGTGGTGCTGGCCGCGGCGGTCGGCGGGATCTGGGCGACCAGCACGGTCACCCGCCCCGGCCACACGCCGACCACCACCGAGATCCCGGACCTGGACAACCTCGCGGCCTCGGTCGAACCCGGCACGGCGGTCCCGGTCAACGCGACCGTCGAGGGCACGCCGGTGGCGGAGACACGGCCGCCCCAGCAGGCGCAGCAGCAACAGCACAGCGCCGGCGGGCCGGACCTGCTGTCGCGGTGGGCGGACAAGGTCGCCGACGTCACCGGTGTCCCGGCCCGCGCGCTCGTCGCGTACGGCAACGCCGAACTGGAGATGCGGGCCACCCAGCCGAAATGCCGGCTGTCCTGGGCCACGCTCGCCGGGATCGGCCGGATCGAGTCCAACCACGGCCAGTACGGCGGTGCCGTCTTGCAGGCCAGTGGGCTGCCGTCGAAGCCGATCGTCGGCGTGCCGCTGGACGGCTCGCCGGGTGTCCGGGCCATCGGCGACACCGACGGCGGCCGGTTCGACGGCGACCCGGTCTACGACCGGGCGGTCGGGCCGATGCAGTTCCTGCCCGGCACGTGGGCGCGCTACGGCGGCGGGTACAACCCGCAGCAGATCGACGCGGCCGCGCTCGCCGCCGCGAAGTACCTGTGCGCCGGCGGCCGGGACATGGCCACCGCGAGCGGCTGGTGGTCGGGAATCCTGTCCTACAACAACTCCGTGGACTACGGGCAGAAGGTGTTCGCCCTGGCCGACGCCTACGCCAAGGCCGCCCAGGTCGTCAAGGTCTCCTGA
- a CDS encoding type III PLP-dependent enzyme, with the protein MTPATLERIRRFLREHDPPAPCLVVDTGAVAARVRQFGREFPRSRLCYAVKANPEPAVLRAVLAAGGGFDVASPAEIDACLAAGAEPAALSYGNTIKKATDIAFAHARGVRDFTTDSEGDLAALAEHAPGASVSVRILVDGPASATPFGQKFGCEPDRAAELLVAAVRLGLDPAGVAFHVGSQQPDPQAWETGVAAAAKIFAECAAAGVQLRRLNLGGGFGVTYREAVPPLESYARTIRAAVRAHFPREPEVLLEPGRAVVAEAGLIRTEVVLVSTRFGRRWVYLDVGRYNGLAETENEAIPYRLDPPDRYGPRGPVVIAGPTCDGDDVVYQRTPYELPLSLRAGDRLDILDAGAYTASYSSVAFNGIPPLPTYCLEGDTTTHDI; encoded by the coding sequence GTGACACCAGCAACCCTGGAACGGATCCGCCGGTTCCTGCGCGAGCACGACCCGCCCGCGCCGTGCCTGGTGGTGGACACCGGCGCCGTCGCCGCCCGGGTCCGGCAGTTCGGCCGGGAGTTCCCGCGTTCCCGGCTGTGCTATGCGGTCAAGGCGAACCCGGAGCCGGCCGTGCTCCGGGCCGTCCTGGCCGCGGGCGGCGGGTTCGACGTCGCGAGCCCCGCCGAGATCGACGCGTGCCTGGCCGCCGGTGCCGAGCCGGCCGCGCTGTCCTACGGCAACACGATCAAGAAGGCCACCGACATCGCCTTCGCGCACGCCCGGGGCGTGCGGGACTTCACCACCGACTCCGAGGGTGACCTGGCGGCGCTCGCGGAGCACGCGCCGGGCGCGTCGGTGTCGGTGCGGATCCTCGTCGACGGCCCGGCTTCGGCGACCCCGTTCGGGCAGAAGTTCGGCTGCGAACCGGACCGCGCGGCCGAACTGCTGGTCGCGGCCGTCCGGCTGGGGCTGGACCCCGCCGGGGTCGCGTTCCACGTCGGTTCGCAGCAACCGGACCCGCAGGCGTGGGAGACGGGGGTCGCGGCCGCGGCGAAGATCTTCGCCGAGTGCGCCGCCGCCGGTGTACAGCTGCGGCGGCTGAACCTCGGCGGTGGCTTCGGCGTCACTTACCGGGAGGCGGTGCCCCCGCTGGAGTCCTACGCGCGGACGATCCGCGCCGCGGTGCGGGCGCACTTCCCCCGGGAACCGGAGGTCCTGCTCGAGCCCGGTCGCGCCGTCGTGGCGGAGGCCGGCCTGATCCGCACGGAGGTGGTGCTGGTGTCCACCAGGTTCGGCCGGCGCTGGGTCTACCTCGACGTCGGGCGCTACAACGGGCTGGCCGAGACCGAGAACGAGGCCATCCCCTACCGGCTGGATCCACCGGACCGGTACGGTCCGCGCGGGCCCGTCGTGATCGCCGGACCGACCTGCGACGGGGACGACGTGGTGTACCAGCGCACGCCGTACGAACTGCCGTTGTCGCTGCGCGCCGGCGACCGGCTGGACATCCTCGACGCCGGCGCCTACACGGCGAGCTACTCGTCGGTGGCGTTCAACGGAATCCCGCCACTGCCCACCTACTGCCTTGAAGGAGACACGACCACCCATGACATCTGA
- a CDS encoding helix-turn-helix transcriptional regulator, protein MTGDPGVDAVIAQWAAELERTPEEMEADRIASAWLAELPQQPPGIPGQRARTGTRTWKPVESADPDYLDAMRERLPGVPLDLLVAAAGWWQMVGDIAEAKAWWDAGISPLDQRALDYRSAGLTPSDLSRRLGPMTVLQHLRRGSAPAWCVARLARQQRAG, encoded by the coding sequence ATGACCGGAGATCCCGGAGTGGATGCGGTGATTGCGCAGTGGGCGGCCGAGCTCGAGCGCACGCCCGAGGAGATGGAGGCCGACCGGATCGCCTCCGCCTGGCTCGCCGAACTGCCCCAGCAACCACCAGGGATCCCCGGCCAGCGCGCTCGCACCGGCACGCGCACCTGGAAGCCGGTCGAGTCGGCCGACCCGGACTACCTCGACGCCATGCGGGAGCGCCTGCCCGGGGTGCCGCTGGACCTGCTGGTCGCCGCCGCGGGGTGGTGGCAGATGGTCGGTGACATCGCGGAGGCGAAGGCGTGGTGGGACGCCGGCATCAGCCCGCTGGACCAGCGCGCGCTCGACTACCGGTCCGCCGGGCTCACCCCCTCCGACCTGTCCCGCCGCCTGGGCCCGATGACGGTCCTGCAGCACCTGCGCCGCGGCAGCGCCCCGGCCTGGTGCGTGGCGCGGCTCGCCCGGCAGCAGCGCGCCGGCTGA
- a CDS encoding DUF3817 domain-containing protein, producing MVDTDERAGAPAAKAGPALRGPLLRYRVLAYATGVALLLLTAAFILKYGFDSAGMMSWAGVTHGVFYMVYLVLAVDLALKARWSIKGTVLVLLAGTIPFLSFVAERAVTHRVQAGRKL from the coding sequence ATGGTGGACACGGACGAACGCGCCGGCGCCCCGGCCGCGAAGGCCGGCCCGGCGCTGCGGGGGCCGCTGCTGCGGTACCGCGTGCTGGCCTACGCCACCGGCGTGGCGCTGCTGCTGCTGACGGCGGCGTTCATCCTCAAGTACGGGTTCGACTCGGCCGGCATGATGAGCTGGGCCGGCGTCACCCACGGCGTGTTCTACATGGTCTACCTGGTGCTGGCGGTCGACCTGGCGCTCAAGGCGCGGTGGTCGATCAAGGGGACGGTCCTCGTGCTGCTGGCGGGCACCATCCCGTTCCTGTCCTTCGTCGCCGAGCGCGCCGTCACGCACCGCGTGCAGGCGGGCCGCAAGCTCTGA
- a CDS encoding CaiB/BaiF CoA transferase family protein — translation MAGPLAGLAVVELAGLAPAPFAGTLLADLGAEVVRVDRARPGADVLGVPNDPLTRGRRTIGVDTKTAEGVEVVLRLAERSDVFIEGFRPGVAERMGLGPEQVQARNPRIVYGRVTGWGQDGPLASAAGHDINYLSLAGALEPVGRAGERPVPPLNLVGDFAGGGMLLALGVLAALHERTTSGRGQVVDAAMVDGAALLMTQLFGMRAAGLWPNERGGNLLDGGAPFYDTYETADGKYVAVGAIEMRFWGDLVRVLELDPAELPAHLDGNQWPRLREILAAAIARYTRDELVARAEGTDACLTPVLSPWEAAGHPHNAARGTFVEIGGVVQPAPAPRFDRTPPGTPEPPHEKGADTADVLAELGYDSDALAALRAAGVIAS, via the coding sequence ATGGCGGGACCACTCGCCGGACTGGCGGTCGTCGAGCTCGCCGGGCTGGCTCCGGCGCCGTTCGCCGGCACGCTGCTGGCCGACCTCGGTGCCGAGGTGGTGCGCGTCGACCGGGCCAGGCCGGGCGCTGATGTGCTGGGCGTGCCGAACGACCCGCTGACGCGTGGGCGCCGGACCATCGGGGTGGACACCAAGACCGCCGAGGGCGTCGAGGTGGTGCTGCGGCTCGCCGAGCGGTCCGACGTGTTCATCGAGGGTTTCCGGCCGGGCGTGGCCGAGCGCATGGGGCTCGGCCCGGAGCAGGTCCAGGCTCGCAATCCGCGCATCGTCTACGGCCGGGTGACCGGCTGGGGCCAGGACGGGCCGCTCGCCTCCGCGGCCGGGCACGACATCAACTACCTCAGCCTCGCCGGTGCGCTCGAACCGGTCGGGCGCGCGGGGGAGCGGCCGGTGCCGCCGCTCAACCTGGTCGGCGACTTCGCCGGCGGCGGCATGCTGCTGGCGCTGGGTGTCCTGGCTGCGCTGCATGAGCGCACCACTTCCGGGCGCGGGCAGGTCGTGGACGCGGCGATGGTCGACGGCGCGGCGCTGCTGATGACCCAGCTGTTCGGGATGCGCGCGGCCGGGTTGTGGCCGAACGAGCGGGGCGGCAACCTCCTCGACGGCGGCGCACCGTTCTATGACACGTACGAGACCGCGGACGGCAAGTACGTGGCCGTCGGCGCGATCGAGATGCGCTTCTGGGGTGATCTGGTGCGGGTGCTCGAGCTGGATCCGGCCGAGCTGCCCGCGCACCTGGACGGGAACCAGTGGCCGCGGCTGCGGGAAATCCTGGCGGCGGCGATCGCCAGGTACACCCGGGACGAGCTGGTGGCCCGGGCCGAGGGCACGGACGCCTGCCTGACCCCGGTGCTCAGTCCGTGGGAGGCGGCCGGGCACCCGCACAACGCGGCACGCGGCACGTTCGTCGAGATCGGCGGGGTCGTGCAGCCGGCGCCGGCGCCGCGGTTCGACCGCACCCCGCCCGGCACCCCGGAACCGCCGCACGAGAAAGGTGCCGACACCGCGGATGTCCTGGCCGAACTCGGGTATGACTCCGACGCCCTCGCGGCGCTGCGCGCGGCGGGGGTGATCGCCTCCTGA
- a CDS encoding spermidine synthase: protein MSRQLVESLGPGLSRVWDVSEVLFDEHTGYQQVLIGRTAQGVSLFCDDERQSTEASQLVYHEALMVPAMLLADAVRRVLIIGSSEGVASRLAVEFGASLVDHVDLDRVVVRACAELLPYGYTVEELEAAERGEGPVRMHYADGFSFVDASEGGYDVVVIDLPDENTDAGAQHNRLYGADFLRRCAALLAPGGVVSCQGGCPTLWRNDTLRTAWARFTEVFATPVYFGSDEHEWAFLSGRVDQVADPVGAMISRLGGFTPATLDAETLRGSTVVPFSLRARR from the coding sequence ATGTCGCGGCAGCTCGTTGAGTCCCTCGGTCCGGGTCTGTCCCGGGTGTGGGACGTCTCGGAGGTGCTGTTCGACGAGCACACCGGGTACCAGCAGGTGCTGATCGGCCGCACCGCGCAGGGCGTGTCGCTGTTCTGCGACGACGAGCGGCAGAGCACGGAGGCGAGCCAGCTCGTCTACCACGAGGCGCTGATGGTGCCGGCGATGCTGCTCGCGGACGCGGTGCGGCGGGTGCTGATCATCGGCTCGAGCGAGGGGGTGGCGAGCCGGCTGGCAGTCGAGTTCGGTGCGTCGCTGGTGGACCACGTGGACCTCGACCGGGTGGTGGTGCGCGCGTGCGCGGAGCTGCTCCCCTACGGCTACACGGTCGAGGAACTGGAGGCGGCCGAGCGCGGGGAGGGGCCGGTGCGGATGCACTACGCGGACGGTTTCTCGTTCGTCGACGCATCCGAGGGGGGCTACGACGTGGTGGTGATCGACCTGCCGGACGAAAACACCGACGCCGGTGCCCAGCACAACCGGTTGTACGGGGCGGATTTCCTGCGCCGGTGCGCGGCGCTGCTCGCGCCCGGCGGCGTGGTGAGCTGCCAGGGCGGCTGCCCGACGCTGTGGCGCAACGACACGCTGCGCACCGCGTGGGCCCGGTTCACCGAGGTGTTCGCGACCCCGGTGTACTTCGGCTCGGACGAGCACGAATGGGCGTTCCTGTCCGGCCGGGTGGACCAGGTGGCCGACCCGGTGGGGGCGATGATCTCCCGGCTGGGCGGGTTCACTCCCGCCACCTTGGACGCGGAGACCCTGCGCGGCTCGACGGTGGTGCCGTTCAGCCTCCGCGCCCGCCGCTGA